In one Nicotiana tomentosiformis chromosome 6, ASM39032v3, whole genome shotgun sequence genomic region, the following are encoded:
- the LOC104096200 gene encoding uncharacterized protein, whose protein sequence is MAVSARRSTGPVLRSLSPAGRFYSSTSRTSSSSASSIQFSLDREMSPNRSISIMNRENTRNRQYKSLRQKKAACMCSPTTHPGSFRCSMHKKMDVRRSSSSSSSQTVSSSYNSNSNRLIMRRSAMTNSLVRIGTVEGELVKRALAALIRPSSHQQRRRFGFQRRPSRLSNMFRTDEPVEC, encoded by the coding sequence ATGGCGGTTTCTGCTCGGCGCTCAACCGGACCGGTGTTACGTTCACTTTCGCCTGCTGGAAGATTTTATTCGTCCACCTCTAGGACGTCGTCGTCTTCTGCTTCATCCATACAGTTCTCTCTGGACCGTGAGATGTCACCGAACCGGTCTATTTCTATTATGAACCGGGAGAATACTAGGAACCGGCAGTACAAATCTCTACGTCAGAAGAAGGCGGCGTGTATGTGCTCGCCGACGACACATCCAGGTTCATTCCGTTGTAGTATGCATAAGAAAATGGATGTTCGGAGGAGCAGCAGCAGTAGTAGTAGTCAAACAGTATCGTCGTCTTATAATTCGAATTCAAACCGGTTGATTATGAGGCGGTCGGCGATGACAAATTCACTTGTACGAATTGGTACTGTTGAAGGCGAATTGGTGAAACGAGCTTTGGCTGCTTTGATTCGTCCTTCTTCTCATCAACAGCGCCGCCGTTTCGGTTTTCAGCGCCGACCGAGCCGACTTTCTAATATGTTTAGAACGGATGAGCCAGTGGAATGCTGA
- the LOC138893485 gene encoding MAR-binding filament-like protein 1, translating to MAKTSKTVPQKEVASSTRPAGGEDAADPRPEEFVPEKAETILSRAELVEGEIECRTSRAVEDMSRDELGIVDISGSPQISDAMIREANMLEGRSYEGIQELTDIHDFLDGLESAASEEVIRFGELPIPNKSSWLRCCITRLSSEFERIIRPRFESLLRRVTLYKLLSEKLRADLETTRDEHEEMAEQVFRILHDSEDELEITTNNPILQVRQRLEQIEQLNSQVDELMAEGEKFKENIDTLASKKEVVQAQLESAEALLWAAKENASVQIERVKELKSRLDLATSDKASLDNELEVARSEVTAANKRADAKVAQLRIDVEARREALEEVSAQGFDVEAEIETAKAEENRAQRLTFPEEDFYSSSKSEGGKDPEGATSDEDQAI from the exons ATGGCCAAAACGTCTAAAACTGTTCCGCAAAAGGAGGTCGCCTCTTCAACACGACCCGCCGGCGGTGAGGATGCGGCGGATCCTCGCCCTGAGGAATTTGTTCCG GAAAAGGCCGAGACTATTCTGTCTCGAGCTGAGCTGGTTGAAGGGGAGATTGAGTGTAGGACTTCTCGGGCAGTAGAGGATATGTCGAGGGATGAGCTCGGGATAGTCGATATtagcggatcccctcagatttcggatgctATGATCCGCGAGGCCAACATGTTGGAAGGTCGATCTTACGAGGGCATTCAGGAGTTGACCGATATCCATGATTTTCTGGATGGGCTTGAGTCAGCTGCCTCGGAGGAGGTTATCAGGTTCGGTGAATTACCGATACCAAATAAATCATCATG gcttcggtgttgcatcacgaggctttcctccgaaTTCGAGAGGATCATAAGGCCGAGGTTCGAATCCttactgagaagagtgactcttTATAAACTTCTTAGCGAGAAACTTCGAGCAGATTTGGAAACAACTCGGGATGAGCACGAGGAGATGGccgagcaggtattccgaattcttcacgatagtgaagatgaacTGGAGATAACCACTAACAATCCTATTCTACAGGTTCGGCAGAGGCTTGAACAAATCGAACAGCTCAATTCGCAAGTGGATGAGCTAATGGCCGAGGGGgaaaaattcaaagaaaatatAGATACCCTCGCTTCCAAAAAGGAGGTTGTTCAAGCACAATTGGAGTCGGCTGAGGCCCTGCTTTGGGCTGCAAAAGAAAACGCCTCGGTGCAGATCGAAAGGGTTAAAGAGCTTAAGAGTCGGTTAGATTTGGCCACTTCCGATAAGGCAAGCTTGGAtaatgaactcgaagtggccagatccgAGGTTACCGCGGCtaataaaagagctgatgctaaagtggcccagctaaggatcgatgttgag GCTCGGAGggaagctctcgaggaggtcagtgctcagggcttcgatgttgaGGCCGAGATTGAAACTGCCAAGGCGGAGGAAAATAGGGCTCAAAGGCTCACCTTCCCTGAGGAAGACTTCTatagctcgagcaaatctgaaggTGGGAAAGATCCCGAGGGCGCgacctccgatgaagaccaagccatTTAG